The following nucleotide sequence is from Triticum dicoccoides isolate Atlit2015 ecotype Zavitan chromosome 7B, WEW_v2.0, whole genome shotgun sequence.
AGTTGTATTTGTGGTGTCGTTCGTTTCCTCTAATACTACGAGAAAAATAGAATGAACGGGTATGACTTGGGATTGGGAGTGGTGGGTAAATACATTGCAATTTTCAGGGGACAACTAAAAACGCCATGCTAAAGTGCTGCACCAACTGCAAGAATTGCTCTACGGAGAAGATACAACTTTTACATTCTTTGCTTCTCATTTTCGAGAGCTCCTAACTGGCGCTTTAAGCGCCGTCGAGGTAAACTGGCGCGCACGCACGGTGCCCAGCGGGCCGGCCCATCAAATTTTGTGCGCACGAGGAATCTATACTATTTAACCATTGCTGGCAAACTGAAACATGAGGCTTGTCTGCCACGAAGTCCCCTCTAGTTAGGGTTGTCTCTCCTCCCGGCGAAGCTTGGCGCCGACGTGGAGATCGCGATCCCCTGCGCCTCCCAGACCACCAATCGTCGGCGGCTTCGGACGTCTGGCTAGCGGGGGTGCTGGAGGATCTTGTTAGGGTTCTCCCGCCCGCGGAATCCTTCTTCTCGGGCAAGAGATCTGATGGAAGACTCAACGTCGGCGTTTGGCGCGGCGATGAGCGAGATGGAAGCTATGATGAAGGAACTGGGTCTGAAAGAAGACGATCTGGAGGATGTAGTGGTTCAAGATGGTGATATACCAGAGGAAGCAGCGGGATGGATGACGATCGCACGAGTTCACATGGACAAGCAATATAGCCAGTATTGGTTCTTCCGTAACATGCGAGTTGCATGGGATCTGGCGCAAGAAGTAAAGTTTCGCCCGCTGGAAGATAATCTTTATACTCTGCAATTCTCCTGCCTGGGTGATTGGGAGAGAGTAATGGAGGACGGCCCCTCGACTTTCAAAGGGAAAGTGGTCGTGATCGAGCCCTATGATGGATTCACTAGACCGTCGTCAATTGTGCTGAACAAGATTGAGATGTGGATCCAGATACATGACATTCCTCAATTGTTCTTCCACTTGATCAAATCGCTAGCAGCCATAGTTGGTGACTTTATATTTGTTGAGCCTAAATCCCATGACTTTGAGGGTAAATTTTAAGGGTTCGGGTGAAAGTTGATGTCACAAAGCCGCTCAAGAATGTTGTTTCGCTAGTGATCAAGAAGAGGAGAGAGATCTTCAGGGTGAAATACGAGAGGTTACCAGATTGGTGTGCTGTATGCGGCATGCTAGGTCATCACTTCAAAGAATGTGGAGATGGGTCCATCCTCCGTATGCTCTGGTGTATAGGAACCTGAAAGCTGACTGGTTTAGGGGCCCAGGGCGCGGACCAGGTGAAGCTAGGGGCTTCGAAGGTGGACGAGGCAGAGGCAATGGCCGTGCAGGGCGTGTAGGACGTGGCTCAGGACGATCGCAGCAAGATCACTTTGACACTACTGCTGACCTTGATACTGATATGGAGGAAGGTGAAGGAAACTGTAAGAGGGGTGCCCATATCAACACACTCTTGCTTACCGCTCCAGGAACCAACCCATCATCGGTGGAACCCAAAACCCTTGTTGTAACTATCATTCCTCAGAGCCCCTCATCAAAGCAAGATCTTAAGAGAACAAAAACCAATCCTCCCCAGTTGGACAAGAATCAGGGAAAAACAAATCTGCAAACTCTCAAAACAATGCGCAAATGACGGGCCCTATCAACGGGTAACGCTAAGCGCAATGAGTTGCCTAGTCTGGAACTGTCGCGGGACTGGCAGACCTGCGATGGTTCGCGAGCTTCGAGAACTATTGAAGCAACTTGCCCCCTCTATTGTATGCATTCTTGAAACTCGGATAGAGGGATCGCGTGTTGAGAGTCTTGTATGAACTCTAGGTTACAATAAAAGCTTTGCTGTAAGCAGCTCCGGTAGGAGCGGTGGACTAGGCATTTTTTGGAATGAAGAAATAAAGCTCGAAGTTATTGGTTATTCTGAATACCATATAGATGTTTGTTGAGTAGATGATAGAGATTAAAACCAGAATCACCTTTGTGTATGGGGAGGCTCAAACAAACGAGAGATACAAAACTTGGGATATGTTGCGCGGAATTGCAGGAACGAGCAATGATCCATGGGTGGTGATTGGAGACTACAACGAAGTCCTCCATAGCCATGAGCATGATGGGGTCGACCAGCGTAGCCAAGCGCAGATGGACGCCTTCCGGGGTGCTATTGATACTTGTGGATTATCTGACATTGGTTATCAGGGACAAAGCTGGACATTTGAGAAGAAGTTGGTGGGGGGCACATACACCAGGGTACGGATGGACCAAAGTGTGGCTACCTGCATGGATCTTGGCTTTCCCAGATGCAACACTTGAACACCTCACAGCTGCTACTTCGGACCACGTCCCGCTGTTGCTTCGGCTGCAAGGAGTGCATGCATGCAGGTGGGGACCACGCCCTTTCAAATACGAGCTCTGCTGGGAGCGTGACCCCTCATTGGCGACCGTGGTGCACATGGAGCAGGTCCTAGAAAAAGTGCCATGCAAGGTTACGCAAGATATGAATGCATCGCTCAACCCACCATATACTAGAGGAAGTGAAGATCGGCCTTTTTCAAATGTTCCCAACTAAGGCCCCTGGACCGGACGGGTTCCCCGCTCACTTCTTTCAGCGTCATTGGGAGACATGTGGAGATGAAATTACCAGAGTAGTGCTTAAAATTGTTGAGGGAGCAGAATCAGCAGCATGCATCAATGAGACGGTACTGGTATTGATTCCGAAGGTAAAAAATCCCACCCTGTTGATCCAGTTCCGTCCTATCAGTTTATGCAATGTTCTCTACAAAATTGCGAGGTGATCTCTAACTGTTTGAAAGTGATATTACCTGACATAATATGTGAGGAACAGTCAGCCTTTGTCCCTGGAAGACTTATCACGGACAACATCATCACTGCGTACGAATGCCTACACTTCATGAAGAGAAATAAAGCTAAGAAACACCAGTCATTTGCGTTGAAGCTAGACATGATGAAGGACTATGGTAGGGTGGAGTGGCCATATCTGAGAGCAATCATGGTCAAGCTTGGATTTACTGAGAGATGGGTGGATATTGTTATGGGACTTGTTACCACTGTCAAGTTTTCTGTCATGTTCAATGGGAAGAGATTGGAGGAATTTGAACCTTCAAGAGGAATCAGACAAGGGGACCCAATATCCCCGTACTTGTTCTTGCTAGCAGGGCCTGTCGTGCCTGTTAAAATCAAAAAGTGAGTCATCCAACCTGGGTGGTGTACAAGTGGCTCCTACGGCGCCACCAGTTAGCCATCTGTTATTCgctgatgacagcctgctgttctGCAAGGCAAATATGCGGGAGCTAATGAGGTGAACCTAGTGATGAATACATATTGCCAAGCTTCAGGCCAGCGAGTGAACTTTGCAAAATCATTTATCTTTTTTAGTAAAGGAGTACCAGATGTGGTTAGGACGGAAATTAAAGTTTTACTCAATATCCCTAATGAAACTTTAAATGAGAAGTATTTAGGTATGCCATCTGATATTGGAAGTTCTAAGAATGGCGCCTTTAAGTACTTGAAAGATCGTCTCTGGAGTAAGGTGCAGGGATGGGTGGAAAACACCATGTCATCGGCAGGCAAGGAGGTGCTAGTTAAATCAGTTGCCCATGCCATCCCGGTGTTCTCCATGTCGTGCTTCAAACTCCCAAGGGGTTTATGTGAACATCTCAATATGCTTATTAGGAAGTTTTGGTGGGGAAGCAAAGAAGGTCAGAGGAAGCCTCATTGGGTATCTTGGAGAAGTATGACGCAACCGAAAGGAATGGGTGGACTAGGATTCAAAGATTTTGGACTGTTCAATATGGCGATGCTGGCACGGCAGGCTTGGAGTTTACTCCAAACACCAGATTCCCTCAGTGCTCGTTTATTGAAGAGTATATATTTCCCTAACTCTACTATATTGGAGGCGACATTGGGCAACCATCCCAGTCAAATATGACGAGCTATTATTGAAGGCAAAGACACACTTAAACAGGGGCTGATTCGTAGAATTGGCAACGGCCAGACTACACGAATTTGGGAGGATCCATGGTTGCCAAGAGACGAGATGCTACGACCGTATGAGTGTATTCACCCTAACCCACCCAATGTGGTGTCTAAACTCATTAACCACACAAGTGCGTCATGGGACGTCCAGCGAATCAACCAAGTGTTTATGCCCATGGATGCTTGTACTATTATGGGAATCCCATTGTGTACTCGCAATGTCCAGGACTTCTGGAGCTGGAACTTTGAAACAAGTGGGATCTTTTCTGTTAAATCAGCTTATCGCATGCTTGTACTGACAAGAAATCGCTAGGAGACATGGCTTGAGGGAACGGCAGGAACGTCAAACATTGCATCTGAAGAGGGAGCATGGAAAACTTTGTGGAAGACCCAGGTTCTAGCAAAGGTTAGAATGTTTCTTTGGCGTTTATCTAAACAATCTCTTCCAACAGAGGACATCAGGGCTCATTGACACATGGCAGATAACGCGCAATGCGGCTTGTGTGGCTCTCCTGATTCGTGGAGGCATTCTCTGGTTAACTGCACCAGCTCGAGATGTGTGTGGGTATTAGTGGATGAGGAGATAGCACAAAATCTGGTCTCAACTACAGAACCCAACGCCAAACAATGGCTCTTCACTTTCATGCAATCGCTCACACATGATCGGTTTGTCTTGCTTGCGGTTACACTTTGGGCGATCTGGACAGCGCACCACAAGGCTATTCATGAAGGAATCTTCCAATCACCTCAAGCAACTAACACGTTTGTCCGACGTTTCATTGCTGAACTAAACATGATCAACGTGGAAGGTTCTAGGGAAGGTGTTCCTCCCACAGTCCAACAGGTGACACGAGCAGTGCGTCCAAAGCCTCCTCCTGTTGGCTACGCCAAGATTCATGTTGATGCAGGAGTTAGATCAAGGAAAGGTGGGTCAGCAGCAGCGGTATGCTGTGACAAGCAGGGCAATTTCCTAGGCAGCTCAGCCTTGGTAGTTCCTGGCCTAGAGGACCCAGCAATACTTGAGACTATAGCTTGCAGAGAGGCATTGGCACTTGCTGAAGATCTAAACCTGCACAATTTTGTTGTGGCTTCCGATTCCAAGCAAACAGTGGCTGATATTTTATGCACCGGAAGAGGCAAGAGTGGTTCTATTGTTCAGGAAATCAATTTTAGAGCAACTTTATTTCAATGTAAATTTTCTTTCGAAGGTTGTGTTGTCAATGTCGAAGCACATAGATTAGCCAAATATTCGCTTAGTCTCGGTCCGGAGCAACACCTATGGTTAGGTCAGCCCATGATCTGAATTATATCCCTCCCCATGTGGACTATGATGAAGAAAATTTGGCTTTccccttcaaaaaaaaaaattaACCCTACCTAGAAAAACAAACCCGAAAAAAAATTATGTGCGCACAAGGAATCGAACCCGGCACCCATAGAATAATACTCCGCGGTGGTAGCCAGTAGACCAGACACAACTTCTTGTCCATTACTAGGAATCTGTACTATTTAACCCTTTCAATACTGCACATAACATATATTATATACACTGTATAGATTTTTTTTAATGTAAATTCCAAAAAGAACTCATAAAATAAAGAAAATCCATGAATTAAAAAAAGTTCAtatatttggaaaaaagttcatccgtatagaaaaaagttcacaaactgaAAAAAAAAgatcatcgattttgaaaatagttcatcgcatttgaaaatagttcatcgaatttgaaaaaagttcattaaatttgaaaagttcatcaaatttaaagAATAAGTTcactaaatttgaaaaaaaaagttcattaaattcaaaaacaaagttcattgaatttgaataaGTTCATCAAAATTTTAAAAAGCTCATtgattctgaaaaaagttcatcggatttgaaaaaagttcatcgattgtgaaaaaagttcacgaattcaaaaaaggttcacaaaaaaagttcatcaatatggAAAAAAGTTGATCGATTTcagaaaaagttcaccgaattttgaaagagttcatcgattttcaaaaaaagGTTCATCGGATTTGAGAAAaggttcacaaaaaaaatgttcgtgaactcTGAAAAAAGTTTGCGAAatcgaaaaagaaaaaaacagaagaaaaccggccaaaaagaaaaaaaaaacagaatcaCGTCAGTTAATTGAAGAACAATAAAAGATGCTACCGATCACAAAATGGACGCTGTCCATGGTGATTAGCGCGGTTGAACTATCGTGTGGAACCTGTTGTGTGGACGGTTCGAACCTGTTGTGTGGCCCAGGTGCGGAACGTGGGTGTGCGCCCGATTGCACAGCCCTCATTCTCCCTTTGGTTAGCTTATACTAGTATTGAAACGCAAGAAGAAAAAATGGCTGCAGAAGTCCAACTAAGCACGGCCTAACACCCCACTGGCTTCAACTTTTCTAATCTCATTCCAAGTTGATTCAATAAAttgttatctactccctccgtcccataatataagaacgtttttaacaagcTGCAACAGTAAAtggttttgtttttttatttggacCGTCGCTTATACACTTCTGTGTTGTTAAACTTCATTTCCCCACCTTTTTCAGACAAACTCTTTGTCAAAATGGAGCACTACATTGATCAATCCAGGAACCAGCCAAAGATGCCCAATTCAGACTGCTTTCCACGAGAAACTCCCAAAACCATAGATCCACTGCAAGAACTGAAGAAAAGATTAGCAAAGCAAGTGTTTCATATCTATTCAAAGGCCACCCTGAAACCTCAGCCATCGTCTTCAAAAATGGAAGCGATTTTTTATCTAGCTCCCGGCTTCTTATTGACCATGCTGTGACCCATTGCACATTGGATGGGACCATATTTAGCTCTTCTCGAAGACGTCTTCCAAGGTCTGGCATATGCCCACCTCCGTACAGAACTGCTATTCTCTTGTACCCTCGGTTTATCGCGCCCTTTATCTTCTCAGTTGCAACTCTGTTCCTTTCCCCAATTATAACTGACTTATCCTCAGCAGGTGCAGTCATAGCATTGAAACTGCATACGAGAAAAAGAAGAATTTGTAAATAAAGAACCATAACTATCACTACTGGTTTGAATGTACTCACTCGGAGGTCAATTGCTTAGCCAGAAAAATCTTAAGAGCAGCTCCTAAATCTAGTTTGGATAATGCTTCCAGCTCGGGATATCCATCTTGCTTATCCACTGGCAAACAAAGCCCAGTGATAACAAATAGTCCAATAAGTGGCATTGGTAGAACACGCGAGGCCCATAGCAACTTGGATCTCCAGAAATCAAGACCATCTGGAGAAGTTGGTTGTACCAAGGCTTTAGTTGATTTCAGGGTCATGTCCACTGCAAATGTGAGAAAGCTTTCACCTCTTTCAGTCTGAAAACCATAAAAGGCAGAATACATTTAGTCCACAATTTTTTGGAGGCCACGACAGAAAGAGGTACAGAGCAGTGCACAAATGAGCTTAAGAAGCTGTTTGCTACGAAATCTGCAAATCTGCAAATCAAGAAGCTACACCCATCAACCTCCAACAGTAATAACACAATTTCACCTTGAAACTTATCCCCTTGAGAAGTTTTACATGGAAAACTGCAAGCAGTGGAAAGACATAAATCTACTATTATATGCTAAACGTACTTCTGAGGATGATGAAGTCCAAGATGGCGGTGCTGATGACGATCACCAGTGAACAGGCTGTTGTGGTTTAGCTGGTGTCTCTTTTTGTGTGCTTTTGAGTGTAGCTGCGTTGATCAAATAAACTTTGGTCCTGGTCTGTTGACTTGTTGGCAGCGTGGTACCGTTTAGCTCTTCTGGGTTTTGGTTTGTTCTGGCCATGATAGTGGAGGAATACGAGATAAGGTGGGTCNNNNNNNNNNNNNNNNNNNNNNNNNNNNNNNNNNNNNNNNNNNNNNNNNNNNNNNNNNNNNNNNNNNNNNNNNNNNNNNNNNNNNNNNNNNNNNNNNNNNNNNNNNNNNNNNNNNNNNNNNNNNNNNNNNNNNNNNNNNNNNNNNNNNNNNNNNNNNNNNNNNNNNNNNNNNNNNNNNNNNNNNNNNNNNNNNNNNNNNNNNNNNNNNNNNNNNNNNNNNNNNNNNNNNNNNNNNNNNNNNN
It contains:
- the LOC119342188 gene encoding uncharacterized protein LOC119342188 isoform X2, producing the protein MLSTAPAAYSTSFAAFPTLARRRHRHRRVLLPFAAATDGAERFAASSSIADYLRYRRPMSGDLSVGGGGGKLQTAVVRYEKRFPWSLIHPFLRVDLVSTVHIADKEYFDKLQQALEGYDCVLYEMVISRDNLNNQQDPTFAKKLRSSRKGFSILGFIQKQMARILSLDYQLDCLDYGDEKWQHADLDYETFKLLQGHTFGKPKGQMKTERGESFLTFAVDMTLKSTKALVQPTSPDGLDFWRSKLLWASRVLPMPLIGLFVITGLCLPVDKQDGYPELEALSKLDLGAALKIFLAKQLTSDFNAMTAPAEDKSVIIGERNRVATEKIKGAINRGYKRIAVLYGGGHMPDLGRRLREELNMVPSNVQWVTAWSIRSRELDKKSLPFLKTMAEVSGWPLNRYETLALLIFSSVLAVDLWFWEFLVESSLNWASLAGSWIDQCSAPF
- the LOC119342188 gene encoding uncharacterized protein LOC119342188 isoform X3, with the protein product MLSTAPAAYSTSFAAFPTLARRRHRHRRVLLPFAAATDGAERFAASSSIADYLRYRRPMSGDLSVGGGGGKLQTAVVRYEKRFPWSLIHPFLRVDLVSTVHIADKEYFDKLQQALEGYDCVLYEMVISRDNLNNQQDPTFAKKLRSSRKGFSILGFIQKQMARILSLDYQLDCLDYGDEKWQHADLDYETFKLLQTERGESFLTFAVDMTLKSTKALVQPTSPDGLDFWRSKLLWASRVLPMPLIGLFVITGLCLPVDKQDGYPELEALSKLDLGAALKIFLAKQLTSDFNAMTAPAEDKSVIIGERNRVATEKIKGAINRGYKRIAVLYGGGHMPDLGRRLREELNMVPSNVQWVTAWSIRSRELDKKSLPFLKTMAEVSGWPLNRYETLALLIFSSVLAVDLWFWEFLVESSLNWASLAGSWIDQCSAPF
- the LOC119342188 gene encoding uncharacterized protein LOC119342188 isoform X1 → MLSTAPAAYSTSFAAFPTLARRRHRHRRVLLPFAAATDGAERFAASSSIADYLRYRRPMSGDLSVGGGGGKLQTAVVRYEKRFPWSLIHPFLRVDLVSTVHIADKEYFDKLQQALEGYDCVLYEMVISRDNLNNQQDPTFAKKLRSSRKGFSILGFIQKQMARILSLDYQLDCLDYGDEKWQHADLDYETFKLLQQGHTFGKPKGQMKTERGESFLTFAVDMTLKSTKALVQPTSPDGLDFWRSKLLWASRVLPMPLIGLFVITGLCLPVDKQDGYPELEALSKLDLGAALKIFLAKQLTSDFNAMTAPAEDKSVIIGERNRVATEKIKGAINRGYKRIAVLYGGGHMPDLGRRLREELNMVPSNVQWVTAWSIRSRELDKKSLPFLKTMAEVSGWPLNRYETLALLIFSSVLAVDLWFWEFLVESSLNWASLAGSWIDQCSAPF